The genome window TAAAGGTTCGGTAGAGGCCATTCTTGCCCGATGCGGCTCCCAGCTTGATGCCAGTAACTCGGTCTCAGACTTGGATGCTGATAAAATTACTCATCAGGTTGAGCATATGGCGAAAAGAGGGCTCAGGGTGCTCGCTTTTGCAAAAAAGGAACGAACTGCTGTTGATGGCATAACTCATGATGATGTTCGATCCGACTTTGTTTTTATTGGACTCGTGGCAATGATTGATCCGCCGCGGGCCGAGGCAATACAAGCGGTTAAGGTTTGCCAGAAGGCTGGAATCAGCGTCAAGATGATCACCGGGGATCATGCTGTCACCGCTACAGCCATCGCCATGCAGATCGGATTAAATGGTATGACGACAGACAATGGCGGCAGTCTGCGGGTCCTTACCGGCAGAGATTTAGCCTCTCTTTCTGATCGGGAGCTGATCGAGCAGGCGGAGAAAATAGCTGTTTTTGCCCGGGTGGCACCCGAGCAGAAACTGCGTCTGGTGGCGGCCCTGCAGTCCCGAGGCCATGTGGTGGCCATGACTGGCGACGGTGTTAATGACGCTCCGGCTCTGAAGCAGGCGGATATCGGCGTGGCCATGGGAATAACCGGCACCGAGGTGTCCAAGGAGGCCGCCGATATGGTGCTGACCGACGACAACTTCAGTTCTATTGAAGCTGCGGTTGAAGAAGGTCGGGGCGTGTTCGACAACCTGACCAAGTTCATTGTCTGGACCCTGCCAACAAATCTGGGTGAAGGGCTGGTCATTATGGCCGCCATTTTTCTTGGCGTCACCTTGCCCATTCTGCCTGTGCAGATTCTCTGGATCAACATGACCACGGCTGGATTCCTTGGTCTGATGCTGGCCTTCGAGCCCAAAGAGCCTGGAATCATGACCAGGCTGCCACGGAACCCGAATACGCCGATTCTGACTAAAAACCTCATCGGCCGCATTCTCTTGGTGGGCGGCCTGCTGCTGGTCGCCTCCTTTGCCCTTTTTCAATGGGAGCTGCAAAGAGGGGCCACTATCGAACAGGCACGCACCGTGGCAGTGAATGTTTTTGTGGTCGTGGAACTTTTTTATCTCTTCAACTGCCGGTCACTGACAAAGTCGGTGTTTCAACTCGGTTTTTTTACCAATATGTGGGTGTTCGGCGGCGTGGCAGTAATGCTGCTTATCCAGATTGCCTATACCTATATGCCGGTGATGAATCGTTTGTTTCAGAGCGCTCCCATTGACCTTGGAGCCTGGGCTCGGATTGTGGTTGCAGGGTTGCTGGCATATCTGATAGTTGAGACGGAAAAATGGCTCTATGTGAAAATAACAGATGATAAGTAATCGCTTTTTCAGCGGTGGGCCAGGCAAGAAAAATTACCTTATTACCCCATCTGCACCACTCAAAAACGCGCCGAAAGCTTTGCATTTGCCAGACAAACTGGCAACCACCGCATATACCAGAAGCACGTGGAAGATGAGACCATAACCATCCCAGTGCCTATCCAATCCAATTTATTTGTTGTTCAGGGACCGAAAAAGATCTTCGAGTGTTTTACTGAAATGTTCTGCCAGATCAGTGATTGGTGTGCCGTTTCGTTCTGAAAGTCGTATCTCTCTAGAATCTTCAAAAGAGGCGATTAATGACTCGCCAAGTTGTTGTTCAATAAACTCCTGATCTTGAGAGTCTTTTACGCAGTTTCCCACATACGAAACATTTGTAATGCCGACATCGTCGGCTAATTTTTTGATTTTGTGGGCAGTTCTGATACTCGATTGTGAGGGGGTTACCACGATAAGCAGGTGGTCAACGCTGGCAATTGTTCCACGGCCAAGATGTTCGACGCCTGCTTCCATATCAAGAAGGATTGCTTGATCTGTCTGCAAAAGCAGCTTTGTTAAAAGTCGTTTCAATACTGTGTTTTCGGCGCAAGCACAGCCTTTATCACCGGTTTGAATGGCACCTAGGATCATGAGCTTGATGCCGTCTTTTTCCAACATAAAACGTTCTGGAAGATCATCAATTTTCGGATTGATGTTGTAAAAAGGTGAGCCTTCAACTTTTCCAGATCGTTCAACAAGAAGATCCTTCATCTCAGAGATAGAACTTATTGATTCCGGATTTTCTACTCCCAGGGTTTGAGCCATGTGTGGGCTTGAATCGGCATCAATAACCAGAACCTCATTGAAATGTTTTTTGGCATGTTTGGCAATTAATGCCATTATGGTTGTTTTGCCGACGCCGCCTTTGCCACTGATTGCAATTTTCATAATTTTTCTGGATGGCTCCTAAGTAATTAATTGGTGAAATTAAGTTGAATATACCTTAAAACTGCTGCTCTGAAATATTTTTTATCCGTTTCACAGTATTGTACACTGTTAATAAGCATCGCAAATTGTTATGATAACAGGTCGTAACGCTGCTTCGCCATCCTGATGATAAATAAAATATCGAGTTGAACATGATCTCTTTGGGAATTGACCAGTTTATTGCTGATCCACCGGCAGATGTTGTTGGTGAAAGGCTTGCCTTACTTTGTAATCAGTCCTCGGTTAACGGTAAATATCAGCACAGTCGTGATCGCATACAGGCGCTTATGCCGGGCAGTCTAACCTGTCTTATTTCTCCGCAGCATGGCTTTTTCTCTGAAAAGCAAGATAATATGATCGAGTCAGATCATGACAAGGATGGAATGGGGATACCCGTTTTCAGTCTTTATGGTGATACCCGTGTTCCTACAAAGGAGATGTATGATCATTTTGATGTGTTGCTGGTCGATCTTCTTGACGTTGGCACTCGTGTTTATACCTTTATGTCAACATTGGCATATTGTCTTGAGGCGGCTGCAAAATATAACAAAAAAGTTATTGTATTGGATCGACCAAATCCTGTTGGAGGATCTCAGGTTGAAGGAAATATTCTTGCTGATGACTGCCGCTCTTTTGTAGGGCTCTACGCATTGCCGATGCGGCATGGTTTTACCTTTGGTGAGTTGGCTTTGTTTATAAATGATCAATTATCGCAAAAAGCCGACTTGCAGGTTTTGCCAATGCGCGGCTGGCAACGAGATATGTACTATCCTCAGACAGGGTTGCCATGGGTCTACCCATCACCATATCTGCCAACCTTCCTGTCGGCCCTGGTATATCCCGGCCAGGTACTCTGGGAGGGAACCAATATATCTGAAGGCCGTGGCACAACGCTGCCTTTTGAACTGTTCGGTTCACCATCTCTCGACCATAATAACGTTCTAAAGGGGCTTGATGCTGAGTCGCTGAAGGGATGCGTTCTGCGCCCGGTTTGCTTTGAACCTACTTCTAATAAGTGGGCGGGCCAGGTGTGTAAAGGATTTCATCTGCATGTGACCGATGCATCCATATTTAAACCGTATCGCGTCTCATTGGCATTGCTGAAAGCTCTTAGTGAATGCTGTGGCGATTTTGCCCTCAAAGAACCGCCCTATGAGTACGAATTCGAGCGACTTCCCTTAGATCTTATTTTAGGTGATACTAAGCTGTTTAGGCAGATACAGCAGGGTGCAGAGATTGTTGAACTTGAACGTTTGTGGCAACCTCGGCTTGACGAATTTATTGAATTGCGACCAAACTATTTTCTCTACAAATAATTAAGGATATACACATGGCACGCATACAACCCGTTATTCTGGCAGGTGGAACCGGTTCAAGGCTTTGGCCGCTATCACGAGACCTCTATCCCAAACAGCTACTCAAACTAATTGGTAATGAAACCTTGCTTCAAGCAACATTTACTCGTTGCATGGCGCTTGATAATGCCAATCTACCTATTCTTGTTGTTGGAGAGGAGCATCGATTTATTGCCAAGACACAGATTGATGAACTGGGTGTTGGTGGTGATGTAGCCATTCTACTTGAACCGGTTGGCCGAAATACTGCCCCGGCCGTCTATGCAGCTGCAAAGTTTTGCCAATCAAAAAACGATGAAGAGCTGGTACTACTGTTTTTGCCGGCCGATCATCTGATTGCCGATGTCGTTTCCTTTAACAGTGCCGTTCAAGAGGCCTTTGAACTCGCTTTAAAAGGGCGTCTTGTTACCTTCGGTATAAAACCGACATCACCTGAAACCGGCTACGGCTATATCAAGAAAGGTGAGGGGAGTTCAGTTGAATCATTTGTCGAAAAGCCCGATCTGCAAACGGCCAAATCCTACCTGGAGTCTGG of Desulfobulbaceae bacterium contains these proteins:
- a CDS encoding HAD-IC family P-type ATPase — translated: LRHGEKITIPATELVPGDIVLLASGDKVPADMRLLSVRDLRIDESALTGESLPVEKKEGKLQHDTLLADRLNMVYASSLVTYGQGKGIVTGIGDQTEVGRISELISSADELATPLTRKIAHFSHILLYAILALAGLTVAVGLFRGQSLFDMFMAAVALAVGAIPEGLPAAVTITLAIGVSRMAKQKAIIRKLPAVETLGSTTVICSDKTGTLTENQMTVQKIMVGGVEYEVTGAGYNPFAGKILQQGNSFDPGNSPALIECLRAGILCNDSQLLNEDKDWRVQGDPTEGALFVPAIKGGIDLAEQQNRFPRLDVLPFESEHQYMATLHKSEDGSKQLIYVKGSVEAILARCGSQLDASNSVSDLDADKITHQVEHMAKRGLRVLAFAKKERTAVDGITHDDVRSDFVFIGLVAMIDPPRAEAIQAVKVCQKAGISVKMITGDHAVTATAIAMQIGLNGMTTDNGGSLRVLTGRDLASLSDRELIEQAEKIAVFARVAPEQKLRLVAALQSRGHVVAMTGDGVNDAPALKQADIGVAMGITGTEVSKEAADMVLTDDNFSSIEAAVEEGRGVFDNLTKFIVWTLPTNLGEGLVIMAAIFLGVTLPILPVQILWINMTTAGFLGLMLAFEPKEPGIMTRLPRNPNTPILTKNLIGRILLVGGLLLVASFALFQWELQRGATIEQARTVAVNVFVVVELFYLFNCRSLTKSVFQLGFFTNMWVFGGVAVMLLIQIAYTYMPVMNRLFQSAPIDLGAWARIVVAGLLAYLIVETEKWLYVKITDDK
- a CDS encoding AAA family ATPase, translating into MKIAISGKGGVGKTTIMALIAKHAKKHFNEVLVIDADSSPHMAQTLGVENPESISSISEMKDLLVERSGKVEGSPFYNINPKIDDLPERFMLEKDGIKLMILGAIQTGDKGCACAENTVLKRLLTKLLLQTDQAILLDMEAGVEHLGRGTIASVDHLLIVVTPSQSSIRTAHKIKKLADDVGITNVSYVGNCVKDSQDQEFIEQQLGESLIASFEDSREIRLSERNGTPITDLAEHFSKTLEDLFRSLNNK
- a CDS encoding DUF1343 domain-containing protein; translation: MISLGIDQFIADPPADVVGERLALLCNQSSVNGKYQHSRDRIQALMPGSLTCLISPQHGFFSEKQDNMIESDHDKDGMGIPVFSLYGDTRVPTKEMYDHFDVLLVDLLDVGTRVYTFMSTLAYCLEAAAKYNKKVIVLDRPNPVGGSQVEGNILADDCRSFVGLYALPMRHGFTFGELALFINDQLSQKADLQVLPMRGWQRDMYYPQTGLPWVYPSPYLPTFLSALVYPGQVLWEGTNISEGRGTTLPFELFGSPSLDHNNVLKGLDAESLKGCVLRPVCFEPTSNKWAGQVCKGFHLHVTDASIFKPYRVSLALLKALSECCGDFALKEPPYEYEFERLPLDLILGDTKLFRQIQQGAEIVELERLWQPRLDEFIELRPNYFLYK